In the genome of Nonomuraea sp. NBC_00507, the window CAGAATGAGGGTCACCATCTCGCGAGCCGCGGCCGACAGCATGATACGCAGATCCTTGTCACCGCCGAGATAGCCGACCACGGCCGGGGTGTGCAGGACGCGACCGCGAATCATGCGGCATCGTGCTTGTTGTCGTCGAGGACCTCGGCTGTGGAGCGACGCAGCCGAGCGGCCCAGTAGTCCTCACGATCCGGATCGTCGGGAAGCGGCTCACCGAAGGCTTCCGCGTCGCGGGCAAGCCAGGCTTCTCGTTGACGAGCGCCCGCGATCAGCGCGGCCACGCCCGCCGAAAAAGAAGCGACATCGCCTGACTGCACCTTCTGGTCGAGCCATGCGGCGTCCTCGTCTGGCAGGCTGATCGCCCTCTTCTCGGTCATACCATCACGGTACCCCAGTAATACCTGGTTGATCTACGCAACCCAAAGAAAGGCAGGACGGTCCTGATCACTTGGACAGCAAGTCCTGCTGGGCGGCAAGGAAGCCGGCGTGGAAGCGGGTTCTGGCGCCCAGGCGCTCGCTCAGCACCTGGACGCGGCGCTGCACCGTACGCGGGCTCAGACCCAGTTGCCTGGCGATGGCATCATCCTTCATGCCGGCGGCCAGGAGGGCCAGCACCTCGGCGTCCGGGGCCTCGCGCTCCTGTTCCAGGCCCTCCGTCGACAGGCGCAGCGGCACGGCGGCTCGCCACAGCGTCTCGAACAGGCCGACCAGGGCGTCGAGCAGCGCTGACGGGTGGACGACGAGGGCGCTCTCGACAGCTTGGCCCTCGTCGGAGACCAGCGGGAGGATGGCGGTGGCCGCGTCGGCTATGGCTAGTTTGACTGGCACCTGGCCGAGCCTGGCCTGCTCGCCGTCGGCGATGGCGCGGCGCGTGTGGGCCAGCATGCCGGGGTGTTCGAAGGCCTGAGGGCTGTAGATGCCGCGGGTGACGGGTGCTCCCCTGCGGGCCGCTCGTTGCCGGTTCTCCCGGTCGTCGCTGATGTCCACCGCGTACGGCGGATGCACCAGCACCAGCATCTCCCGCGTGGCGTTGCGTTCCAGCTGGAGGTAACGGCGGGCAACAGCGTCGCGGCCGGTCACCACCTCCAGCACCTCCTCCGGCTGCGGCCCGCTGCGGGCGGCTACTTCCGTGGCCAGAAGCGCGGCGGCGGCGCGGCTGTGGGTCAGCTCCTCCTGGCGGCGGGCGACGAGGATGTCGATGGCGATGGTGGGTGGAGTGGCGATGAGGCGCAACGGCCGGCCGGCCACGCGGGAGATCAGGCCGAGGTCCTCCAGCCGGGGCAGCATGCGGCGGATGGCAGCGGCGGACGAGCCGGTCTCGGCCGCCAGCTCGCTCAGCGTCGCGGGACCGTGTCTGAGCAAAGCCCGGTACGCCGATTCCTCAGCGCCCGTGACCCCAAGTCCTTCGAGTAAGCGCCGCTGCGCCATGCCGCCTCTTCCCGACGTGTCATGATCCCCGATCAGCGTACGACAAGGCTCGTTCTCTCTCCCCGTGGGACGAGGGCCCCGCGGCCGCCTTCGCCGCCCGCTTCGAGGTGGCGATCATGCCGTCCGCCCGCCTGCGCGAGATCCCGTTCGCGCCGAAGTAGGAGACAAGACGCCCCTGAGGCGTTATAAGACCATTTACGGGCACTTGCTATACCTTGACTTTACGAAAGGCGAAGTCTGGGGGCAGGGGTGCGGGTTCGGACGTTCCTGGCCGGTCTGGCCACGATGACGGTGTTGACCGGCTGCGGCGGCTTAGAAGCGCAGTCCACTTACCCCGACACCCCCGGGAAACCCGACTCGGCCTCGGTCTCGGACGCCCGCAAGAAGCTCGCCAAACTGGACGTCAAAGGCCGGGCTCCCAAGACGGGCTTCGACCGCGACGAGTTCGGCCCGGCGTGGGC includes:
- a CDS encoding ribbon-helix-helix domain-containing protein, producing the protein MTEKRAISLPDEDAAWLDQKVQSGDVASFSAGVAALIAGARQREAWLARDAEAFGEPLPDDPDREDYWAARLRRSTAEVLDDNKHDAA
- a CDS encoding helix-turn-helix domain-containing protein, with product MAQRRLLEGLGVTGAEESAYRALLRHGPATLSELAAETGSSAAAIRRMLPRLEDLGLISRVAGRPLRLIATPPTIAIDILVARRQEELTHSRAAAALLATEVAARSGPQPEEVLEVVTGRDAVARRYLQLERNATREMLVLVHPPYAVDISDDRENRQRAARRGAPVTRGIYSPQAFEHPGMLAHTRRAIADGEQARLGQVPVKLAIADAATAILPLVSDEGQAVESALVVHPSALLDALVGLFETLWRAAVPLRLSTEGLEQEREAPDAEVLALLAAGMKDDAIARQLGLSPRTVQRRVQVLSERLGARTRFHAGFLAAQQDLLSK